The Haloterrigena turkmenica DSM 5511 genome includes the window AGCCACTCCGGTGTCGCGTCGGCCGTTCGGATCCGGGCGTCGTGATCGGCGCCGTCGGCGCCCGCTACCAGCGCGAGCCGGAGCCGAACATACCCCTCGAGGAGGACGACAGACGTGGCGGCGGGCTCGAGGAGGCGGCCCAGCCGGTCCGAATCGGGCCGCGTGTGGGGATCCGCGGTCTCGAGTCCGACCTCGCCGGCGGTCGTACACAGCGTCGCGGGCAGCGATCGGTCACGTGGCGGCAGTGATGCGGTGGCCAGCGCTCGGATCGGCGCTGCGAGGCCGTCGGTAGTCTCGGCGGGACGCTGACGCCGGGCGTTCCGAGCCGTGGTATCGTCGTCTCGTCGCAGCGCGGACCCGTCGGCGATGGCGGGGTCGCTGGGGTCGCTCATTCGGGCGACCCACCGTCCTGTTCCGAGCGCGGTTCGCCGCCGATCGGCGAGTCGTCGGCACGGTCCGCGAGTCGCTCGGCGTCCGCTCTCGAGCGGACCCAGTCGACGACGACCGTAAGCGGACCGGAGCGGGCGAACGACGGGGGCGTGCTGCGATCGGTTCGATCGGCGGCGAGCGGGCCGGTGAGGTCAGCGCCGCCGACCTCACAGCGGGCCTGAGACGTCGCACCCACGATCGCATCACGAGCGTCTGTGCTGGTCACTGACCGAATAGTCAGTCAGGGTCGAAAAAGTCGTTTCGGTTTACACGAATACCGATGGCTCGAGGGGCAACTCCGGCCCTGGCCGCTACTCCTCGTTTCGATACCGTCGGATCCCGAACTGACCGTAGCCGCCGTAGGCGATCTCGAGCGACCCGATCCACCAGTTCCACCGGTCGGTCGGCGGCCCGTCAGGCGCGTCCGCGAGTTCGTCGAGGACCACCTCGTTCGTCAGCGGCACCCCGACGTCGTCCTCGTACTGGCCGGCGTCGGCGAGGTCGACGGCCTGTCGAACGACCACGCGGGACTGGCCCATCGTACCACCGAACTCGTCGCGCAGGCGGACCTCGAGTTTCCCGGGATCGATGAACACGGGTTTCCGTAAGCGTTGCAGGTACTTGACTGTTCGAGCGGCGGCGACCGAGACGCTCGGCCCGAACCGTTCGATAGCGGAGCCACACCGACCCTGATGGCCGGGAGGACGGCTCGAGCATCGCTCGAGCCGTCCGATCCGGGGAAGGGCAGGCGTTCACCAGTAATAACCGCGAGCGAACGAAGTGAGCGAGCGGGCCGACGACTGATGTGGAGTGAACAAAGTGAACGTCGGGGAAGGAGGGGCGCTTTTCATCGAAGCTAAGCGGGAGCTTCGCTCCCGCGAGGTCCGAGAGAGCTTTGCTCTCTCGAGATTTTGCCGAGGGCACGGCGTAGCCGCGCCCGCAGAGCAAACTTCGATCGATGTTCTTTTGACCGACGGTCCTCTTCCGTCGGGTATGGCAAGTTTCACTGTCGTCGTCGGCGACCCCGATTCCGGGTCGTCCCATCAGCTCGAGGCGGAGGAACAGGACGCAAACCGGTTTATCGGCAAGTCGATCGGCGAGGAAGTCGACGGCGGCGCGGTCGGTCTCGACGGCTACACGCTCGAGATCACCGGCGGCTCCGACGACGCCGGCCGACCGCTGAACCCCGAGGTCGCGGGCTCGAACCTCAAGGAAGTCCTGATGAAGGAGCGCCAGACGGGCTACAAGCCGTCCCGTGACGGCGAACGCCGCCGAATCACGGTTCGTGGCCGCGAGGTCTCCGACGCCGTCGCACAGATCAACGCCTCGATCGTCGACCGCGGCAGCACCGACGTCGACGAACTGCTCGGCGAAGGCGACGCCGAGGACGGCGAGTAACGACGAGTTTTTTCGGCTTATGGCAGATCGAATTGCGAGCGACCATCCGTCAGTGCAGACGGTTCGGTCGACCTGTGTGGAGACGACGACCGGCGTGCGCCTCGAGATCCCGGCCGACGACCGGGAGGCGTTTCCGACCGACGACGTCGTCCGGATCGTCATCGAGGGCGAGGAGCTGTTCGGTCGCGTCGAGCGGGCGTTGACCGGCGACGACCTGTCGATTCCGGGCGTCTACGAGACGCCGGACGCGGCGCGCGATCCGAGCGGAGCGACGGATCGACTTACCGAGTGGGTCGACGAGGGAAGCGTCTCGACGGGCGGCTCGGTGTTAATCGACGTCGTCGAACCCGATTTCCTCTACGGACTGCGGGCCCCCGGCGAGACGACCTACTACGACGCGTACGAACCGCCGAACAGTAGCTTGAGCGATATTGCGAAGGATATAGAGGAGCAGTAACGACCCAAGGCCGGCGTCGACAGGCGGATATCCGAGGGAGATCCACCGATCGGCAATGGCGTCGCTACTGCATTCTGTTCTCGGCGTGATCGGTAAAACTACGATCGCACGGTGCGGTCGCCGCCGCTCAGAGTCGCGGCAGGAACGCGTACAACAGCAGTCCGAAGGCTAGATGCTGGACCATCGTTCGCTCGACGGTCGCCCTGACGAACTCCTCGTCGGCGATGGAGTACTCCTTGGTTCGAACCTTCGCGTGCATCGACAGCACGTCCTCGTCTTCTAAGTTGTGGAGACTCGGATAGACGGTGCCCGGACTGAGTTGGGCACCAAAGAGGTGAGTTAGATCCGAGAGCAGTTCCTTGCCGTGGGTCTCCTCGTGTAAGGCGATCAACATCAGGAGAATCTCGTCGAGGTTCTCCTTGATCAGCGCCTCGTCGAACGTGACGTCGTCGGTCGGCAACGCCGCGTTAACCTGATCCATTAGCTCGTCGAGCTCGCGCTCGACGTCCTTGGTCGACTCCGCCGTCGTTCCAAGAGAGATATCGTACGATTCCGACTGTGAATCCGCAGTCGCCGCCCTCGACAGTTCGTCGAAGACGGACTCGGTATTGGGGGTTTCCTCACGCATTGACGATCACCAGTGGGGGGGTACGTGAATGGACCCGTCGGCGCCACGCGTCGGCCACGCACTGCCTCCGGTGACAGCGGACCCAGTCACGACTACTGTGACCCTGACACTGAGAGATATTAAACGACAGGGAACGGAACAGACACTATTTGAGTAATTAGAATCTATCGTGACTTATAAAATAACTGTTCTTATATATTATCAGGTATTAGTGTCGATTGAAGAGACTCAATAGCAACGAAATCAACAGAATAACCTCACAATATGTTATAATATCCTAATTTCATCTCGAAGTAACTATCTCTTTGAGTTATTGTCAAAAATAACTGTGGTATGTCAGTACGTCGACGGTCCGTCCCGGATGATGCTCACCATCTCGTCGGGATTCCCGTCCTCGTCGTCCTCGTCGATCTGACGTTCGACGCGTCGTTCGGCCATCCGAGCGATCATGACGTGTTCCTCGAGGTCGTCGCCGCGAATCGTCGCAATGTACTCGAGACTCTTGGCGTGGCTGCTAAACAGCGTTCCGCTGAGCGACTCGAGGGGGTACTCGAGGGTCGTCGGTTCGTCGTACCGCTTGTTGTGGATTTCGCCCAAGGAGAGTCCCCGCAGATAGGAGACCATCTGTTCGCGCACGAGCGGACTGATCCAGCCGAGAGTCTCGTAGTAGCGCAGGCAGTTGAGCGCCCCCGTCGTCCCGAAGGTTTCGCCGAGAAAGCGGGCCCACTGGATGGTCGCGTCGGTCCGCCCGGCCGATTGTTCGAGCGTCTCGAGGTACGGTTTTGATCCGATCATGATGAGTGACCGGTGTCTCCGGTCTATACGGTCAGCAGTCGCGGTAGTATCAAGAAGGTTCGTCCGATTACGAGCGATGAGTCGTCCCCTCCAGTCGTTCGGATCGGCGTCGCCGCGAGATCACTACGGAGTCCGACACAGCGACGCACTCCCGCGACCCTACATCACGAAGTTGACAATGTACTGCGTGCTGACGGCGACGAGGGCGCCGAGCCAGGTCATGAAGACGAAGTGAACGAGGCTGCTGATCATGTGACCGCGGTCGGTGATCCGAATCATGATCGACGAGAGCATCGCGTTGATGAGGATCGTGAGGATCAGCAAGTACTCGATCGCCACGAGGTTGTACTGTTCGGTGTGCATGAACGATCCCGCGGCGGAATTCATCTCGTCCATGTTCATCTCGGCGGTGATGTCCATCATGATCTCGACGATCTCGAGGCCGATGAAGAAGGCGAAGACGCTCGAGGCCGTGATCCCGTAGAGGACGCCGATAAGCGTCGTCGTCGCCTGCTGGCGCTTTTCGCGGACCTTGAGCACTTCGTTCTGGTTCTTGCTGATCACGTTCCCGAGTACCTTCGGGTCGCCGCCCATCTGTCGGCCGACGACGTACATGTCGCCGAACTTCTGGATGAGGTACGAGCCGGTTTCGGCGGCGAACAGTCGCCACGAGCGGACGTTGTCGATCCGCATGTTGAGCCGTTTGTAGAGGGCGTCGACGTTCGCGGTCAGCGCCCCGAAGTCCTTGCGGCGCAGGCTCTCTAGGACGTTCCCGGTCGAGGTCTGTTTGACGCCCTCGACGGTCCCGAGCGCGCGAATAAAGCTGGGGAACTCGGCGTCGCGGTCCTTGACTCGCTCTTCCTCCTGGCGCATTCGCCAGCCGGGCAGCAGTAGCGGGGTCACCGGGATCGCCGCCAGAATCGGCAGCGGGATCCGATCGGCGGCGATCGGCAGGATCCCCAGTAAGACGAGCAAGACGAGGACCGCGAGGACGAGACTGGTCCCGATCCCGATCGCCAGCGCCCGCGGGATCCGCGAGAGGGGGCCGACACCGGCCGTCTCCTCGATGTACCAGATCGGATCGTACGGCGAGACGACGTGGATCGCGTAGACGAACCCCGCCTGCACGATCGCGAACATGGCGATCGTCCCGCCGATGAGTAGCGTCGGACTGGTCCCGATCAGAATCGGCAGGACGATGGCGAACACGAGGATAAACGCGACCGACAGCATCATCGACATGTACAGCTCCTTCATCACGTCGAGTTTCGCCAGATCCGACTCGTAGCGAGTGACGAACTGCTGGATGATCGTGTCCTGTTCGTCCATCAGGAACTCGCTGATCTGCTGGCCGCCGCCGACGGTGTAGGCGAGTCGCTCGAGGAAGTCCGTCAAGAGGGGACTCGTCGTCTGTTTGGCCCGCAGGCGACAGGCGTCGTCCAGACTCTGGTTCCAGGTGTCGACCAGCGCGACGAGATATCCCATCTCCTCGGCGAGCGCGTCGTACTCGTCTTCCTCGGCTAAGGTCCGAAAGATCTCGACGTGGTTGATGTTCGTCATCGAGAGGATGGTGATGTGAGTCAAGAAGAGGTGAAAGCGCTGGCGGACCTGCTTTCGCTTGCGGTCCTGGGCGAGTTTCGGGTAGATAACGGCGACGACCATCGCCAACAGTCCGAGGAGGACGACCGGAAGCGCGAGCAACAGGGACAGATTCAACACGACTACCAGCACTACCGCGGCGATGAACAGTCCGAATCCGGGCGTGATCGCGAGCAGGAGGTATCGCCCGGTGGACATCCCCATGTTCGCGTACGCAGTGGTGAGCGACTCGAGGAGGGAGCGAGCGCTCATGTCCGGCGTCGGCTGGGGTTTTGATTCGGATTCTGTCGCCATAGGTGGTGGGAAGTCAGATGGGGTGAACGCGTCAGGCGAACTGGTTGAGGCCGCGGATCTGGATCGGCAGCCCCTCGATACCGTCGCGCTGGAAGTCGGCGATGGCGTCGTTGACCTCGTGGTAGCCGAGCACGTCGGCGTCAATGAGCTGGCGGATGATTTCCGCGCGTCGATCGAGTTCGTCGTAGATCTCGCGGGTGTCCTGATAGCCCAGCAGGGTCGCGATCTGTTCCTCTAAGACGTAGGAGTTGTTTCGACCCGTGAATGCGACCTCGTCGTCGCGGGGATCCCACTTGAACGCCTGCCGGGTGACGACGCCGCCCTCGTAGTCGGAGTAGCCCTCGATCTCCTGGACCGACGTGACCCGGCGGAGGACGTCGTCGCCCTGCTTGACCCGGTTCTGGAACAGCGCGACGTCACAGTTGTCCATGAACGTCTCGGGGACGTTGATCGGGGCGCCGGTAAACCGCTGGATCATCGAGACGATGTCGCTGGCGTGGAAGGTCAGCATGACCGGGTGGCCGGTCTGGGCCGCCTGGAAGGCCATCTGCCCCTCC containing:
- a CDS encoding 30S ribosomal protein S6e, which gives rise to MASFTVVVGDPDSGSSHQLEAEEQDANRFIGKSIGEEVDGGAVGLDGYTLEITGGSDDAGRPLNPEVAGSNLKEVLMKERQTGYKPSRDGERRRITVRGREVSDAVAQINASIVDRGSTDVDELLGEGDAEDGE
- a CDS encoding DUF7112 family protein, whose amino-acid sequence is MADRIASDHPSVQTVRSTCVETTTGVRLEIPADDREAFPTDDVVRIVIEGEELFGRVERALTGDDLSIPGVYETPDAARDPSGATDRLTEWVDEGSVSTGGSVLIDVVEPDFLYGLRAPGETTYYDAYEPPNSSLSDIAKDIEEQ
- a CDS encoding PadR family transcriptional regulator, producing MREETPNTESVFDELSRAATADSQSESYDISLGTTAESTKDVERELDELMDQVNAALPTDDVTFDEALIKENLDEILLMLIALHEETHGKELLSDLTHLFGAQLSPGTVYPSLHNLEDEDVLSMHAKVRTKEYSIADEEFVRATVERTMVQHLAFGLLLYAFLPRL
- a CDS encoding FlaD/FlaE family flagellar protein is translated as MIGSKPYLETLEQSAGRTDATIQWARFLGETFGTTGALNCLRYYETLGWISPLVREQMVSYLRGLSLGEIHNKRYDEPTTLEYPLESLSGTLFSSHAKSLEYIATIRGDDLEEHVMIARMAERRVERQIDEDDEDGNPDEMVSIIRDGPSTY
- the flaJ gene encoding archaellar assembly protein FlaJ, coding for MATESESKPQPTPDMSARSLLESLTTAYANMGMSTGRYLLLAITPGFGLFIAAVVLVVVLNLSLLLALPVVLLGLLAMVVAVIYPKLAQDRKRKQVRQRFHLFLTHITILSMTNINHVEIFRTLAEEDEYDALAEEMGYLVALVDTWNQSLDDACRLRAKQTTSPLLTDFLERLAYTVGGGQQISEFLMDEQDTIIQQFVTRYESDLAKLDVMKELYMSMMLSVAFILVFAIVLPILIGTSPTLLIGGTIAMFAIVQAGFVYAIHVVSPYDPIWYIEETAGVGPLSRIPRALAIGIGTSLVLAVLVLLVLLGILPIAADRIPLPILAAIPVTPLLLPGWRMRQEEERVKDRDAEFPSFIRALGTVEGVKQTSTGNVLESLRRKDFGALTANVDALYKRLNMRIDNVRSWRLFAAETGSYLIQKFGDMYVVGRQMGGDPKVLGNVISKNQNEVLKVREKRQQATTTLIGVLYGITASSVFAFFIGLEIVEIMMDITAEMNMDEMNSAAGSFMHTEQYNLVAIEYLLILTILINAMLSSIMIRITDRGHMISSLVHFVFMTWLGALVAVSTQYIVNFVM